The DNA segment TGGAGAAAAAGCGGGACGGGATTTCCGCTGCCGTCCAAAACCACGAAAGCATCCTTTTGCAGATGGAGACAGAGGAACGGGAGAGCGGCGGGCTCATCGAGGCCTTCCTTTTATACGACGGCCTCTGGCAGACAGCCAGCGGGAACCTGAAAGGAAAGGTAAAGATTGACTTTGAGACATATGTCCAGAGACAGTATTTTGAGAAAATCCTGACGGCGGCCAACCGGAGATTTCTGAAGCTGTCCGACGGAAAACTGAAATTAAAATGCAGACAGCTTGAGGACATGGGCGGCCAGGGGCATTCCGGCCTGGAGCTGAATGTCTACGTGATGGCGACGGGAAAGGAGCGGGATGTGAAAACCCTGTCCGGCGGCGAGTCGTTCCTTGCGTCCCTGTCCCTGGCGCTGGGACTTTCCGACGTGGTGCAGAGCCAGGCGGGCGCCGTGAGAATGGAAGCCATGTTTGTGGACGAGGGCTTCGGCGCTCTGGACGACGAGACGCGGGAACTGGCTGTCCGCGTGCTTCACGACCTGGCAGGCGATGAGCGCATGGTCGGCATCATCTCCCATGTGAACGAACTGAAGGCGCAGATCGGAAAGAAACTCATCGTCACGAAGGGCGAACAGGGGAGCCGGGCCGCCTGGTCTATTGAGGACTGAGAAAGGCGTGGTTTCCAGGGGGCTGTGGAAGACATCCCGTACCCCAGGCCTCTCGAGGACTTAGAAAGACATCCTGCCGAAAGCCTCAGGATTCGCTTCCGGCAGGACGGTGAAAGAAAAGCAGCATGAGCCCGTAGCAGGTACAGACAATCAGGATGCGGAGGCAGGTGCCGAAAAATTCGGGAAGGCCGGAGGCAAAGAGAAACGAATCAGGAAAAATGCGGTAAATCCCTAGAGCCACGGCCAGGCAGAACACAGGCTTCACGATGACTTCCCAGGCGTTGGCGGAAAAGCCGACGGCTTCTCTTAAGGCCAGGATATGTAAGAGCGCCAGAAGGAGCTCACTTGCCAGCATCCCCCACAGGTATGCCAGGATGCCGATTTTCGGGATTCCGATTACGATGAAGCAGAGCCTGAAAAGCAGGGCGGCCAGATGATGAAGGAAGGTTGTGGTTGTCTTCCCGAGGCCGTTTAAGATGCTTCCCATGGTGGTGGAAAGGTAGAGGAACGGACAGAGCCAGGCAAGGATTGTGATGAAGCTTCCTGCTTCCTCATTTTTAAAGACCTGGACGCCGAGGCTGTCCCCGAAGATGGTGAAAATGCCGACGCAGAGGATGCCCATGTAGAGGCTGTACCGGAAGGACATGGCGATGCGCCTGGTGATTTCGCGGCTGTCGCCGCCTGCCTGTGCCCTGGCAACAGAAGGAAGCAGGACGACGGCCAGGGAATTGACGATGGCCGAGGGAAACATGATAAAGGACATGGCCATGCCGTTTAGGACGCCGAGCGTGCTGACCGCCTGGGACTGGCTTAAGCCGAAGGCAGCCAGCCGGTTGGGGATCAGGATGGATTCGGCGCTCCTTAAAAGATTCATGACGAGCCGGTTTGCCATGAGCGGCAGGGCCAGCGCCATGAGAGGAATGGCGATGGAAGCCATGGAGGGGGCGTGGGGATCCGGCCGGGTATCGCCATCCTTTTCCAGTAAAAGAAAGGTCAGGAGCGTGAACAGGGCAGAACCGGCTTCGCCGATAAGAAGGCCGGCGGCCGCCAGGGAGACGGTGATTTCGATGCCCTTTTCCCGGCAGATGTCAGCGAGAAGGAAGACGGCAAACATCCGGATTCCCTGCTCGGCTAACTGGGAGAAGGCCGGGATCTGCACTTTTTCTTTTCCATAATAATATCCGCAGATACAGGAGTGGAGGGCAGAACAGGGGATTGCCAGTGCAAAAGCAGGAAGCAAAGGAGCGCAGCGCGGTTCCATGAGCACATGGACGGCGAGGAAGCCGGAAAAACGCCAGATCAGTGCCGCCAGGAAAATCGCCATGGAGAAAGAGATGGCAAAGCCGGTGAAAAGCGTCTTTTTGGCCCTGGAAGGACATGCGGCCGTGAAGCGGGAGATGGCCGTCTGGAGGGAACCGGCGCATAGAGAGAGGCAGATCCCGTAAACGGGAAACATCATCTGATAAATCCCGAGCCCCTCGGCGCCGATGGCGCGGGAGAGGAAAATTTTATAGAAAAATCCGAGGATCCTGGAGAGAAAGCCTGCGGCGGTAAGAAGGACTGCGCCGGCGATCAGGGTATGCTTCTTAAAAAAATCAGTCATGCGGCCTCCCGGGAAAGGAAATTGCTACATTGTATGCAAAAAAAAGAGCGGATTATTCGGAACGGAAGGAAAATCCCGGGGCTGGCATCAGGAAAAACCGGTCAAGGCGCGGAATACGCCAGATACTGATAATGATTCCTGATATTATTATATTTTTCTTAATTCTCAGGATTCCTGTTGAAATCCCCCCGGAATATTATTATAATGTAGAATAGTTTCCCGGAAACGGGGGACGGTAAATCAATAGTAGATGAGGCTTTTAACCTGTATTTACGGAAAGGCGGATTTATGAAGAAAGTAATTTATCTTGACAACGCGGCCACGACGAAGGTGCGTCCCGAGGTCGTGGAGGCGATGCTCCCGTTTTATACGGAGAATTACGGAAATCCATCTTCGGTGTATTCTTTTTCCACACCGTGCAAAGAGGCAATGGCCCACAGCAGAGAAGTAATCGCAAATGCTCTTGGAGCAAACGCCAATGAAATTTATTTTACGAACGGCGGCACCGAGTCCGACAACTGGGCGCTTACGGCCGCGGCCGAGGCGTATGCTTCCAAGGGAAAACACATCATTACGACACAGATTGAACATCACGCGGTTCTGCACACAGGCCAGTATCTCGAAAAGAGAGGATTTGAGGTCACGTATCTTCCGGTGGATGAGTACGGCCTTGTGGATCCGGAGGAGCTTAAAAAAGCCATCCGTCCCGATACGATCCTGATCTCCGTGATGTTTGCAAATAATGAGATCGGCACCATCGAGCCGATTAAGGAAATCGGTGCAATCGCAAAAGAACATGGAATCCTGTTCCACACCGACGCCGTCCAGGCCTTCGGACATGAGCGCATTGATGTGGACGAGTGCAATATTGATATGTTAAGCGCCAGCGCCCATAAGTTAAACGGCCCCAAGGGCGTCGGCATCCTCTATATCCGGAAGGGCGTAAAAATCCGCTCCTTTATCCACGGCGGTGCCCAGGAAAGAAAGCGCCGCGCCGGCACGGAGAATGTGCCCGGGATCGTCGGCATGGGAAAGGCCGTGGAAATTGCCATGGAACACATGGAGGAGAACCGGAAGAAAGAGACGGAGTTAAGGGATTACCTGATCCGCCGCGTGATGGAGGAAGTGCCCTACACGAGGCTTAACGGCCACCCGGCCAGACGTCTCTCCAACAATGCAAACTTTGCGTTCCAGTTTATCGAGGGAGAGTCCCTGCTTATCATGCTGGATATGGACGGGATCTGCGGTTCCAGCGGTTCCGCATGTACGTCCGGCTCCCTGGATCCGTCCCATGTGCTGCTTGCCATCGGGCTGCCCCATGAAATTGCCCATGGTTCCCTGCGCCTGACCTTAAGCGAGGAGACGACGAAGGAGGACATTGACTACACGGTGGAAAGCGTCAAGCGGATCGTGGAGCGCCTCCGTTCCATGTCCCCGCTCTATGAGGACTTCGTAAAGAGCAGGGAAAAACAGGACACGAAAGGCTAACTGCCGCAGAAGAGACCGGAAACAGACGACAGAGGGAAAGAAAAAGAACAGGAGATCAATCTATGTATTCAGAAAAAGTAATGGACCACTTTCAGAACCCGAGAAACGTGGGTGAAATAGAGGACGCCAGCGGCGTCGGAACCGTCGGAAATGCAAAATGCGGGGACATCATGCGGATTTATCTCGATATCGACGATGAGACCCATATCATCCGTGACTGCAAATTCAAGACCTTTGGCTGCGGCGCGGCTGTGGCCACCAGCAGCATGGCGACGGAGCTTGTAAAGGGAAAGACCATCGAGGAGGCCATGCAGGTGACGAACAAGGCCGTCATGGAGGCCTTAGACGGGCTTCCGCCGGTGAAGGTACACTGCTCCCTGCTTGCGGAGGAGGCGATCCACGCGGCACTCTGGGATTATGCCGAAAAGCACGGTATCCAGATCGAAGGCCTCGAGAAACCGAAATCCGACATCAGCGAGCACGATGAGGACGAGGAATATTAAGAATGAAGAAAAAAGTAGTGGTAGGCATGTCAGGCGGCGTCGATTCTTCGGTCGCCGCCTGCCTGCTTAAGGAACAGGGATACGATGTCATTGGCGTCACCATGCAGATCTGGCAGGAGGAGAACCCGGAAGACATGGAAGAAAACGGCGGATGCTGCGGCTTAAGCGCCGTGGAGGACGCGAGAAAAGTGGCGTGGAAATTGAAAATCCCCTATTACGTGATGAATTTCCGGAGGGAATTCAAGGAAAACGTCATGGACTATTTTGTGAACGAGTATCTCCATGGCCGGACGCCGAACCCCTGCATTGCATGCAACCGGTACGTGAAATGGGACGCCCTCCTTACCAGGAGCCTGGAGCTTGGGGCGGACTACATCGCCACGGGCCATTATGCCCGCATCGAGCGGCTGGAAAACGGCAGGTACACGATCCGCAATTCGGTGACGGCGGCGAAGGATCAGACGTACGCCCTCTATAACCTGACCCAGGAGCAGCTCTCCCACACGCTGATGCCGGTGGGAGATTACACGAAGGACGAAATCCGCGCCATTGCGGCTGAAAATGGCCTGGACGTGGCCGGGAAAAAGGACAGTATGGAAATCTGCTTCATCCCGGACAACGACTATGCGGGATTTATTGAAAAAAATGAGGAAAATGTCCCCGGCGCCGGGAATTTTGTGGATCGGGACGGGAATGTTCTGGGCCACCATAAAGGGATCACCCATTACACGGTGGGACAGAGGAAGGGGCTAAACCTTGCCATGGGACATCCTGTATTTGTGACGGAGATCCGGCCGGAGACCAACGAGGTTGTGATCGGGGATGCCGATGAGGTATTTTCCGACAGGCTGACCTGCCAAAACCTAAACTGGATGTCCATCGAGGGCCTTGGCGGCCGGGAGATGGAAGTGACGGCAAAGATCCGGTACAGCCATAAGGGCGCGCCATGTATCATAAGAGAGCTGGAAAACGGAATCGTGGAATGCCGGTTCGAGACGCCCCAGAGGGCCATCACGCCGGGACAGGCTGTCGTTTTCTATGAAAAGGATTATATTGTGGGAGGTGGCACGATCCGATGAGAAAACGTGACGGAACCCCCGCAAAGGTTCTTCTGGCGGTGTCTCTTGCCTGTCTTTTGGCTGTCCTCGGCGGATGCAGCGCCGGAAAATATGAAGCTGTGAGCCTGGAGGCGCTGGAATCCGGATTGGAGAGTACCAGTGTTAACGGAGAAGCGGAGGCGCCGGGGGAAGAGGCCGGAAGTGAGAGCGGGGAGACCATGCGCGTCCTGACGATGGATGAAAACGGGAACCTTAAGTTTGCCGACGGTGCCTCCGATGCGGAGACATCTGCGGACGGGGAGGCTTCCGCAGATGGAGAGAGTGAAGCGGTGGCCGGTGTCACGTTTACGAAGACGGAGGACGTGGTGGCGCTGACGGCTGAGGTCGTCAATGTGCGCGAGGAACCGCGGGAGGACGCCAGGATCCTGGTTCAGTTAAAGGCTGGGAGCACGCTCAACCGTACCGGCATTTCCGACGAATGGTGCCAGGTTCTCTATAACGGCAGAACAGCCTATGTGGCGGCTGCTTTCACGGAGGTCTATGAGGAGCCGGAGACGTCGGATACGGGCAGTGAAGAGGCAGAGCCGGCAGCGGCTTCCGGCGCGGCCGCCCAGGCAGAGTCCGGCGGCAGTGAGGGCATGTCGGCTGACGGAGGTGGAGTGCCGGAGGGGAATGCAGATGGAACGTCTGGGAATCCGGCGGCCGGGGAAGCCGAAGCGGCCGGAAACCCGGCAGGCGGCGATGGACAGACCGGCTTAGACGGCCGGCCGGCCGAGACGAGAGCGCCGGAAGTCCCCTTTAACGGACATACTATCGCCATCGACGCAGGCCACCAGGCCAAGGCCAATGCAGAGAAGGAGCCCATCGGCCCCGGCTCCGAGACCATGAAGGCCAAGATGCCGGCAGGCGCCACAGGCACAGAGAGCGGCGTCAAAGAATGCGAACTGACGCTTGCGGTGGCAAAAAAGCTGGAGCAGGCGTTAGAAAATAAAGGCTACCATGTGGTGATGATCCGGGAAAGCAACGACGTAAACTTAAGCAGCGCCGAGCGTTCCCAGATTGCGAACCAGAGCGAAGCGGAGATTTTGGTGAGGCTCCATGCCAATTCCATGGAAAATTCCGGGGTCAGCGGGACGCTTGCCATGTGCATGACCGACCAGAACCCCTATAACGCCGGTCTGCACGGACAGAGCTACACGCTGTCCAAGCTGATTGTGGATCAGATCTGCGGCCAGACCGGTTCCAGGAACCGCGGCGTCCAGGAGGTAGACAATTTAAGCGACATCAACTGGAGCGAGATCCCGGTTTCTGTCGTGGAAATGGGATTTTTAAGCTGCCCGGAGGAGGACAGGCTTCTCCAGGATGAGGCGTATCAGGATAAAATTGCCGCAGGGATCAGCGCGGCCATTGACTCCTACTTTGCAGGATAAGAGAAAAAGTTAAAAAAATTTCATTTTCCTACTACACAAATTTCAAATTTCATGTATAATAGTAATTGCCCGCGCAAAACCAGCCCGGGCAATTAAATGGAGATATAGCGAAGAGGTCGTAACGCGGCGCACTCGAAATGCGTTTGTCGGCTAATACCCGGCACGAGGGTTCGAATCCCCCTATCTCCGTTTTAGATGATTTCTCATCAAAAAAGCCTGTAAAACCGTTGTTTTATGGGCTTTTTTCTTTTCTCACAAATTCTCATGGGTTCTTTAGGATGCAGATTCAAGTGATTGCAGGAAAGAAAAAGATCCCCAATTATTGTGTTCCGTATTGTGCTTTGGCAGAAAGAGCCCTATTCTCCTGCTGCGGCTCTCCGGCCGAAAATTGGGTCATGGAGACTTGCTGTTCCGTGTTGATATTCTTTGGACGGTACGGTAGAATAAGAGCGAAGGAAGCAAATTATTACATAGAATGGAGTGAGAACATGACGGAAGAAGCAAAAATAATTCTGGACGAGCTAGAGACAATGAAAAGAGATATCCGTGAAATGTATTTGACCATAGAAAATGAGACGAACAGAAAGATAAAGATGATAGCAGAGGGACATTTGGATTTAAGCAGGAAACCGGATGATGCATCAGGAACAGAAAATGAAAAGGAAATGCTTTTATTGAAAGTAAACCGTCTGGAGAGTGAACTTGAAAAGCTGAAAGCCAGAATTGAAGAAATAGCATAGATATGGAATTAAGAAGGTGTCGCAAAATTATCTGATTAGATGATGGGGCGATACCTTCTTCACTGGAAACCCCTCTTTACTGTGTTCCGCGCCTATGATATACTGTGTTCCAGCGTGAGAGGAGGTTCCCTTTATCTCCGTTTCAGAGCCTCTTGGAGATCAAGAGGATATTTTTTTGCGTTCGACTGCAAAGGAGGAAACCATGGAAAACACACAGAATCTTACGGAAGGAAACATTTTAGGCTCCCTCGTCCGCTTTGCCGTCCCGGTGCTTTTGAGCCTGTTCTTGCAGGCGCTGTACGGCGGCGTGGATCTTCTCGTGGTGGGGCAGTTTGCCAGCACGGCCGATGTGTCCGGAGTGGCGACAGGGAGCATGCTGCTCCAGACCATGACGATGATCGTCACAGGACTCGCCATGGGAATCACCGTGGTAGTGGGAGAGCGGATCGGGAGACGTGAGCCGGTGCAGGCCGGCCGCGCCATCGGAAGTGGCATCTGCCTGTTCGGCGTTTGTGCCGTTTTTCTGACGGCAGTGATGGCCGGCGGAGCGGAAACCCTTTCCGTGCTCATGCATGCGCCCGAGGAGGCGCTTTCCCAGACGGCCGCTTATGTGCGGATCTGCGGCGCCGGTTCTGTTTTCATTGTCGCTTACAACGTGCTGGGAGCTGTTTTCCGCGGAATCGGCGACTCTAAAACGCCGCTTTTTACGGTGGCTGTGGCGTGTGTCATCAACATTGCAGGCGATCTTCTGCTGGTGGCCGGTTTCCACATGGGAGCCGCGGGCGCTGCTCTGGCGACGGTGGCGGCCCAGGCCATCAGTGTGCTCCTCTCCTTTGGACTCATCCGGAAAAAGACGCTGCCCTTTGTATTTTCCAGGGAATTCATCCGCTTTGACAGGCGGTATGTGGTTCTGGAACTGAAGGTCGGCATCCCGGTGGCGCTCCAGGAGTTTTTGGTGGGCATTTCCTTCCTGGTGATCCAGATGATCGTGAACTCCTTCGGCGTTGTCTTCTCGGCAGGCGTCGGCGTGGGCGAGAAGGTGTGCAGCTTTATCATGCTGGTGCCGTCGGCCTACATGCAGTCCATGTCAGCCTTTGTGGCTCAGAACATGGGCGCCAGGAATCCGGGGCGGGCGAAACGGGCTCTTGGCTGCGGGATTGCAACCTCCCTGGCCGCCGGTGTCGTCATGGGATATCTTTCATTCTTCCACGGAGACATGCTGGCGTCCATCTTCTCAAAGGATTCCGCAGTTATAGAAGCCGCCCACAGCTATTTAAAGGCCTATGCCATCGACTGTCTCCTGACGCCGTTTCTGTTCTGTTTTACCGGATATTATAACGGCCGGGAAAAGACCATGTTTGTCATGGCGCAGGGAATCATTGGGGCATTTCTCGTGCGAATCCCTGTGGTTTATCTGATCAGCAGGATCCCCGGTGCAAGCCTGTTCCAGATTGGCCTTGGGACACCGGCATCCTCCCTCGTCCAGATTACGCTCTGCTTTATCATGTTCTTCCTGTTAGAAAAGCGGGAAAAGACCTGTTAAGGACATGCCGGAACCGGCGTTTCTTCAAAGTCTTACAATACCTTTAATTTTTGTGAAACATATGGCTAGAAAGCGAATTTTGCTGTATATTGTAGAAAGAGACGTTTGACAGAAGGTTCATGGACAAAACAGGAGGTTCTATGGGGAAGGAAGAAGAGGAGCGCCAGCTTCGCAGGGAATTAAGGCGGATTGAGAGGAAAAAGCAGGAGCGGTTCCGGCAGCTTCTGCTGGTTGGGATGTTCGGCATTGCGGCGCTGATCGCGGCGGCGGCCGTCCTTGTGTTTTTAAAAGGAATTTTCTGGAAGGAGCCTGTGGATCCCCATGAGGTGCCGGTGCCGGAATGGGTGACGGAAAATCTTCTGACGCCGAATCCTTATTCCCGGCCGGAAAAGCCCCTGGAGAATGTCCGCGGGATTGTGGTTCACTACGTGGCGAACCCATGCAGTACGGCGAGGGAGAACAGGAACTATTTTGAGAGCTTGAAGGATCAGACGGGAGAAAATGCCACTTCGGTCAGCAGTCATTTTGTCATCGGCCTGGAAGGCGAGGTGGTTCAGTGCGTGCCGTTATATGAGGTGGCTTACGCCTCCAATAACCGAAACAGCGACACGATTTCCATCGAGTGCTGCCACCCGGATGAGACGGGGAAATTTTATGACAGTACATACAAGAGCCTGGTGGATCTGACGGCCTATCTCTGCACGGCGTTTGAGCTGGAGCCGGAGTCGGTGATCCGCCATTATGACGTGACAGGGAAAATCTGCCCCAAGTATTTCGTGGATCACCCGGATGAATGGGAAAAGTTCCATGAGGACGTGGGAACGGCCATGAAGGAGAAGTCCTTTGAAAAGAGGGAAGTGAAAGGGGCAGGAAAATAGATAATTTGCAGAGTCCCGGATCATATTGAAAGGAGAAACACGTTGGCAAAGGTGATATTGCTATGCGGGAAGATCTGCTGCGGTAAGAGTTCCTATGCCGGCCGCATCCGGAAAGAGAATTGCGCGGCAGTTCTGTCTGTTGATGAAATTATGCTTGCAGTCTTTGGACAGGATGCAGGTGAAAAGCATGATGCATACGCAGCGTCCCTGAAAAAATATCTTTTTGCAAAATCAGTGGAGCTGGCGGAAGCCGGAATCAGTGCAATAATGGATCTTGGGCTCTGGACGAGAGAGGAAAGAAGAGAGGCACGGGACTTTTATCATTCCCGGAACATTGTGTGCGAAATACATTATCTGGATATATCAGATGCAGAGTGGAAAAAGCGTATAGAAAAAAGAAACAAGGAAGTGTCTGAAAAGAAGATTTCAGCCTATTATGTGGATGCAGGACTTGTGAAAAAGGTTCAGGAACTGTTTGAGAAGCCAGATAAGGCGGAAATAGACGTATGGGTGAAATGCTGAAAAAGATTTTTCAAAGTACAGGAGGATATCCCCAAATCATGAAACGATTTCAGGGATACCCTCCTGTTTCATTCTGCACGTTCACAGGATGCTTATTACACCTTCAAAAACCACGGCTTCCTCTCCCTGAACACCGTATAATACCGGAATCCGCAGGCGGAGAGCAGCTCGGCAGTCTCCTTAAAATATCCGCCCACCTCTTCCGGCCGGTGAGCATCGGAGCCGACG comes from the Eubacteriaceae bacterium Marseille-Q4139 genome and includes:
- a CDS encoding oligosaccharide flippase family protein: MTDFFKKHTLIAGAVLLTAAGFLSRILGFFYKIFLSRAIGAEGLGIYQMMFPVYGICLSLCAGSLQTAISRFTAACPSRAKKTLFTGFAISFSMAIFLAALIWRFSGFLAVHVLMEPRCAPLLPAFALAIPCSALHSCICGYYYGKEKVQIPAFSQLAEQGIRMFAVFLLADICREKGIEITVSLAAAGLLIGEAGSALFTLLTFLLLEKDGDTRPDPHAPSMASIAIPLMALALPLMANRLVMNLLRSAESILIPNRLAAFGLSQSQAVSTLGVLNGMAMSFIMFPSAIVNSLAVVLLPSVARAQAGGDSREITRRIAMSFRYSLYMGILCVGIFTIFGDSLGVQVFKNEEAGSFITILAWLCPFLYLSTTMGSILNGLGKTTTTFLHHLAALLFRLCFIVIGIPKIGILAYLWGMLASELLLALLHILALREAVGFSANAWEVIVKPVFCLAVALGIYRIFPDSFLFASGLPEFFGTCLRILIVCTCYGLMLLFFHRPAGSES
- the mnmA gene encoding tRNA 2-thiouridine(34) synthase MnmA; its protein translation is MKKKVVVGMSGGVDSSVAACLLKEQGYDVIGVTMQIWQEENPEDMEENGGCCGLSAVEDARKVAWKLKIPYYVMNFRREFKENVMDYFVNEYLHGRTPNPCIACNRYVKWDALLTRSLELGADYIATGHYARIERLENGRYTIRNSVTAAKDQTYALYNLTQEQLSHTLMPVGDYTKDEIRAIAAENGLDVAGKKDSMEICFIPDNDYAGFIEKNEENVPGAGNFVDRDGNVLGHHKGITHYTVGQRKGLNLAMGHPVFVTEIRPETNEVVIGDADEVFSDRLTCQNLNWMSIEGLGGREMEVTAKIRYSHKGAPCIIRELENGIVECRFETPQRAITPGQAVVFYEKDYIVGGGTIR
- a CDS encoding N-acetylmuramoyl-L-alanine amidase, yielding MGKEEEERQLRRELRRIERKKQERFRQLLLVGMFGIAALIAAAAVLVFLKGIFWKEPVDPHEVPVPEWVTENLLTPNPYSRPEKPLENVRGIVVHYVANPCSTARENRNYFESLKDQTGENATSVSSHFVIGLEGEVVQCVPLYEVAYASNNRNSDTISIECCHPDETGKFYDSTYKSLVDLTAYLCTAFELEPESVIRHYDVTGKICPKYFVDHPDEWEKFHEDVGTAMKEKSFEKREVKGAGK
- a CDS encoding ATP-binding protein; the protein is MAKVILLCGKICCGKSSYAGRIRKENCAAVLSVDEIMLAVFGQDAGEKHDAYAASLKKYLFAKSVELAEAGISAIMDLGLWTREERREARDFYHSRNIVCEIHYLDISDAEWKKRIEKRNKEVSEKKISAYYVDAGLVKKVQELFEKPDKAEIDVWVKC
- the nifS gene encoding cysteine desulfurase NifS; its protein translation is MKKVIYLDNAATTKVRPEVVEAMLPFYTENYGNPSSVYSFSTPCKEAMAHSREVIANALGANANEIYFTNGGTESDNWALTAAAEAYASKGKHIITTQIEHHAVLHTGQYLEKRGFEVTYLPVDEYGLVDPEELKKAIRPDTILISVMFANNEIGTIEPIKEIGAIAKEHGILFHTDAVQAFGHERIDVDECNIDMLSASAHKLNGPKGVGILYIRKGVKIRSFIHGGAQERKRRAGTENVPGIVGMGKAVEIAMEHMEENRKKETELRDYLIRRVMEEVPYTRLNGHPARRLSNNANFAFQFIEGESLLIMLDMDGICGSSGSACTSGSLDPSHVLLAIGLPHEIAHGSLRLTLSEETTKEDIDYTVESVKRIVERLRSMSPLYEDFVKSREKQDTKG
- a CDS encoding N-acetylmuramoyl-L-alanine amidase, translating into MRKRDGTPAKVLLAVSLACLLAVLGGCSAGKYEAVSLEALESGLESTSVNGEAEAPGEEAGSESGETMRVLTMDENGNLKFADGASDAETSADGEASADGESEAVAGVTFTKTEDVVALTAEVVNVREEPREDARILVQLKAGSTLNRTGISDEWCQVLYNGRTAYVAAAFTEVYEEPETSDTGSEEAEPAAASGAAAQAESGGSEGMSADGGGVPEGNADGTSGNPAAGEAEAAGNPAGGDGQTGLDGRPAETRAPEVPFNGHTIAIDAGHQAKANAEKEPIGPGSETMKAKMPAGATGTESGVKECELTLAVAKKLEQALENKGYHVVMIRESNDVNLSSAERSQIANQSEAEILVRLHANSMENSGVSGTLAMCMTDQNPYNAGLHGQSYTLSKLIVDQICGQTGSRNRGVQEVDNLSDINWSEIPVSVVEMGFLSCPEEDRLLQDEAYQDKIAAGISAAIDSYFAG
- a CDS encoding DUF5320 domain-containing protein, producing the protein MIAGKKKIPNYCVPYCALAERALFSCCGSPAENWVMETCCSVLIFFGRYGRIRAKEANYYIEWSENMTEEAKIILDELETMKRDIREMYLTIENETNRKIKMIAEGHLDLSRKPDDASGTENEKEMLLLKVNRLESELEKLKARIEEIA
- a CDS encoding MATE family efflux transporter encodes the protein MENTQNLTEGNILGSLVRFAVPVLLSLFLQALYGGVDLLVVGQFASTADVSGVATGSMLLQTMTMIVTGLAMGITVVVGERIGRREPVQAGRAIGSGICLFGVCAVFLTAVMAGGAETLSVLMHAPEEALSQTAAYVRICGAGSVFIVAYNVLGAVFRGIGDSKTPLFTVAVACVINIAGDLLLVAGFHMGAAGAALATVAAQAISVLLSFGLIRKKTLPFVFSREFIRFDRRYVVLELKVGIPVALQEFLVGISFLVIQMIVNSFGVVFSAGVGVGEKVCSFIMLVPSAYMQSMSAFVAQNMGARNPGRAKRALGCGIATSLAAGVVMGYLSFFHGDMLASIFSKDSAVIEAAHSYLKAYAIDCLLTPFLFCFTGYYNGREKTMFVMAQGIIGAFLVRIPVVYLISRIPGASLFQIGLGTPASSLVQITLCFIMFFLLEKREKTC
- the nifU gene encoding Fe-S cluster assembly scaffold protein NifU; the protein is MYSEKVMDHFQNPRNVGEIEDASGVGTVGNAKCGDIMRIYLDIDDETHIIRDCKFKTFGCGAAVATSSMATELVKGKTIEEAMQVTNKAVMEALDGLPPVKVHCSLLAEEAIHAALWDYAEKHGIQIEGLEKPKSDISEHDEDEEY